One Glycine soja cultivar W05 chromosome 2, ASM419377v2, whole genome shotgun sequence genomic region harbors:
- the LOC114380095 gene encoding AP-1 complex subunit gamma-2-like isoform X2 translates to MNPFSSGTRLRDMIRAIRACKTAAEERAVVRKECAAIRAAINENDNDYRHRNLAKLMFIHMLGYPTHFGQMECLKLIASPEFPEKRIGYLGLMLLLDERQEVLMLVTNSLKQDLNHTNQYIVGLALCALGNICSAEMARDLAPEVERLLQFRDPNIRKKAALCSIRIIKKVPDLAENFINPATSLLREKHHGVLITGVQLCTDLCKISTEALEHIRKKCTDGLVRTLKDLANSPYSPEYDIAGITDPFLHIRLLKLLRVLGEGNADASDTMNDILAQVATKTESNKVAGNAILYECVQTIMSIEDNGGLRVLAINILGRFLSNRDNNIRYVALNMLMKAVTADAQAVQRHRATIIECVKDSDASIRKRALELVYVLVNETNVKPLAKELIDYLEVSDLDFREDLTAKICSIVAKYSPEKIWYIDQMLKVLSEAGNFVKDEVWYALVVVISNASELHGYTVRALYRAFQTSAEQETLVRVTVWCIGEYGDMLVNNVGMLDIEDPITVTESDAVDVIEIAIKRHASDLTTKAMALVALLKLSSRFPSCSERIKEIIVQFKGSFVLELQQRAIEFSSIISKHQNIRSTLVERMPVLDEATYIGRRAGSLPGAASTPTAPSFNLPNGVAKPVAPLVDLLDLSSDDAPAPSSSGGGDILQDLLGVDLSPASQQSVAGQASKSGNDVLLDLLSIGSPSAESSSSTVDILSSNSSNKAPVSSSLDGLSSLSLSTKTTSNAAPMMNLLDGFAPSPPTENNGSVYPSVTAFESSSLRLTFNFSKQPGNPQTTVIQATFMNLSSNSYTDFVFQAAVPKFLQLHLDPASSNTLPANGSITQSLKITNSQHGKKSLVMRIRIAYKINGKDTLEEGQVNNFPHGL, encoded by the exons ATGAACCCGTTTTCTTCAGGAACGCGTTTGAG GGACATGATTCGGGCCATACGTGCTTGTAAGACTGCAGCAGAAGAACGAGCTGTTGTAAGAAAAGAATGTGCTGCCATTCGCGCTGcaataaatgaaaatgataatGACTATAGACATCGGAATCTGGCTAAGCTAATGTTCATCCACATGCTTGGTTACCCCACACATTTTGGTCAAATGGAATGCCTCAAGTTGATAGCATCTCCTGAATTTCCAGAGAAGAGAATAGGTTATCTTGGCCTCATGTTGCTTCTTGATGAAAGACAAGAAGTTCTAATGTTGGTCACCAATTCTTTGAAACA AGATCTTAATCACACAAATCAGTATATAGTGGGACTTGCTCTTTGTGCTTTAGGAAACATTTGTTCAGCAGAAATGGCCCGTGATCTTGCACCAGAGGTTGAGAGATTGCTGCAATTTCGAGATCCAAATATTCGCAAGAAG GCAGCATTATGCTCTATAAGGATCATAAAGAAAGTTCCAGACTTGGCAGAAAATTTTATCAATCCTGCTACTTCCTTACTCAGAGAGAAGCATCATGGGGTTTTGATCACTGGGGTTCAGCTTTGTACAGATCTGTGTAAAATTAGCACTGAAGCTCTTGAACATATTAGGAAG AAATGCACAGATGGTTTGGTCAGAACTCTTAAGGATCTAGCCAATAGTCCATATTCACCAGAGTATGATATTGCTGGTATCACAGACCCATTTCTGCACATCAGATTGCTAAAACTTTTGCGAGTGTTGGGTGAAGGCAATGCTGATGCTAGCGACACCATGAATGACATACTTGCCCAG GTGGCTACGAAGACTGAGTCAAATAAAGTTGCAGGGAATGCCATTTTATATGAATGTGTTCAAACAATAATGAGCATTGAAGATAATGGTGGCTTACGTGTACTTGCCATTAATATCCTGGGAAGATTCTTGTCAAACCGTGACAACAATATCAG ATATGTGGCATTAAACATGCTAATGAAGGCTGTAACTGCTGATGCTCAGGCAGTACAGAGGCACCGTGCAACCATTATAGAATGTGTGAAG GATTCAGATGCTTCGATTCGGAAAAGAGCCCTTGAACTTGTTTATGTTTTGGTGAATGAGACTAATGTGAAGCCCTTGGCAAAAGAGCTTATAGATTATCTGGAAGTCAGTGATCTTGATTTCAGAGAGGACCTTACTGCCAAAATTTGCTCCATTGTAGCAAA GTATTCCCCAGAGAAGATCTGGTATATTGATCAGATGCTCAAGGTTCTGTCTGAG GCTGGAAACTTTGTAAAAGATGAAGTATGGTATGCCTTAGTTGTTGTGATAAGCAATGCTTCTGAGCTTCATGGATATACAGTAAGAGCATTATACAGAGCATTTCAAACGTCAGCTGAACAG GAGACTCTAGTTCGAGTTACAGTGTGGTGCATTGGGGAGTATGGTGACATGTTAGTCAATAATGTTGGAATGCTAGACATAGAAGATCCAATAACA GTGACTGAGTCCGATGCAGTTGATGTCATAGAGATTGCTATAAAACGCCATGCATCAGATCTTACCACAAAAGCGATGGCTTTGGTTGCACTATTAAAGCTCTCTTCACGTTTCCCTTCATGTTCAGA gAGGATCAAAGAAATTATTGTTCAGTTCAAAGGGAGCTTTGTGCTAGAATTGCAGCAGAGGGCTATTGAATTCAGTTCGATTATTTCAAAGCATCAAAATATTAG GTCTACACTTGTAGAAAGGATGCCAGTTTTGGATGAGGCAACTTACATTGGTAGGAGGGCTGGGTCTCTGCCAGGCGCAGCTTCAACTCCAACTGCACCTTCATTTAATCTTCCAAATGGAGTAGCCAAACCTGTGGCTCCTCTTGTAGATCTACTTGATCTAAGTTCAGATGATGCTCCTGCTCCGAGCTCTTCTGGTGGAGGAGATATTCTTCAGGACCTTCTTGGTGTTGATCTGTCACCAGCATCACAACAATCTG TTGCTGGCCAAGCTTCAAAAAGTGGCAACGATGTTCTTTTGGATCTTCTGTCTATCGGATCACCTTCTGCTGAAAGCAGCTCATCTACAGTAGACATCTTATCCTCCAATTCGAGTAACAAAGCACCAGTTTCTTCATCATTGGATGGTCTCTCATCTCTTTCACTTTCgacaaaaacaacttcaaaTGCTGCTCCTATGATGAATTTATTGGATGGTTTTGCCCCCAGCCCGCCAACAG AAAACAATGGATCGGTTTATCCATCAGTAACTGCATTTGAGAGCAGCTCCTTGAGGTTGACATTCAATTTCTCAAAACAACCAGGAAACCCACAAACAACAGTTATCCAGGCTACTTTTATGAATTTGTCCTCCAATTCATATACAGATTTTGTTTTTCAAGCAGCAGTTCCTAAG TTTCTTCAATTGCACTTAGATCCAGCTAGCAGCAATACTCTTCCCGCAAATGGGTCCATAACCCAAAGTTTGAAAATTACTAATAGCCAACATGGGAAG AAATCTCTTGTCATGCGTATAAGGATAGCATACAAGATAAATGGCAAGGATACACTGGAGGAAGGACAAGTCAATAACTTTCCTCATGGTTTATGA
- the LOC114380095 gene encoding AP-1 complex subunit gamma-2-like isoform X1 produces the protein MNPFSSGTRLRDMIRAIRACKTAAEERAVVRKECAAIRAAINENDNDYRHRNLAKLMFIHMLGYPTHFGQMECLKLIASPEFPEKRIGYLGLMLLLDERQEVLMLVTNSLKQDLNHTNQYIVGLALCALGNICSAEMARDLAPEVERLLQFRDPNIRKKAALCSIRIIKKVPDLAENFINPATSLLREKHHGVLITGVQLCTDLCKISTEALEHIRKKCTDGLVRTLKDLANSPYSPEYDIAGITDPFLHIRLLKLLRVLGEGNADASDTMNDILAQVATKTESNKVAGNAILYECVQTIMSIEDNGGLRVLAINILGRFLSNRDNNIRYVALNMLMKAVTADAQAVQRHRATIIECVKDSDASIRKRALELVYVLVNETNVKPLAKELIDYLEVSDLDFREDLTAKICSIVAKYSPEKIWYIDQMLKVLSEAGNFVKDEVWYALVVVISNASELHGYTVRALYRAFQTSAEQETLVRVTVWCIGEYGDMLVNNVGMLDIEDPITQVTESDAVDVIEIAIKRHASDLTTKAMALVALLKLSSRFPSCSERIKEIIVQFKGSFVLELQQRAIEFSSIISKHQNIRSTLVERMPVLDEATYIGRRAGSLPGAASTPTAPSFNLPNGVAKPVAPLVDLLDLSSDDAPAPSSSGGGDILQDLLGVDLSPASQQSVAGQASKSGNDVLLDLLSIGSPSAESSSSTVDILSSNSSNKAPVSSSLDGLSSLSLSTKTTSNAAPMMNLLDGFAPSPPTENNGSVYPSVTAFESSSLRLTFNFSKQPGNPQTTVIQATFMNLSSNSYTDFVFQAAVPKFLQLHLDPASSNTLPANGSITQSLKITNSQHGKKSLVMRIRIAYKINGKDTLEEGQVNNFPHGL, from the exons ATGAACCCGTTTTCTTCAGGAACGCGTTTGAG GGACATGATTCGGGCCATACGTGCTTGTAAGACTGCAGCAGAAGAACGAGCTGTTGTAAGAAAAGAATGTGCTGCCATTCGCGCTGcaataaatgaaaatgataatGACTATAGACATCGGAATCTGGCTAAGCTAATGTTCATCCACATGCTTGGTTACCCCACACATTTTGGTCAAATGGAATGCCTCAAGTTGATAGCATCTCCTGAATTTCCAGAGAAGAGAATAGGTTATCTTGGCCTCATGTTGCTTCTTGATGAAAGACAAGAAGTTCTAATGTTGGTCACCAATTCTTTGAAACA AGATCTTAATCACACAAATCAGTATATAGTGGGACTTGCTCTTTGTGCTTTAGGAAACATTTGTTCAGCAGAAATGGCCCGTGATCTTGCACCAGAGGTTGAGAGATTGCTGCAATTTCGAGATCCAAATATTCGCAAGAAG GCAGCATTATGCTCTATAAGGATCATAAAGAAAGTTCCAGACTTGGCAGAAAATTTTATCAATCCTGCTACTTCCTTACTCAGAGAGAAGCATCATGGGGTTTTGATCACTGGGGTTCAGCTTTGTACAGATCTGTGTAAAATTAGCACTGAAGCTCTTGAACATATTAGGAAG AAATGCACAGATGGTTTGGTCAGAACTCTTAAGGATCTAGCCAATAGTCCATATTCACCAGAGTATGATATTGCTGGTATCACAGACCCATTTCTGCACATCAGATTGCTAAAACTTTTGCGAGTGTTGGGTGAAGGCAATGCTGATGCTAGCGACACCATGAATGACATACTTGCCCAG GTGGCTACGAAGACTGAGTCAAATAAAGTTGCAGGGAATGCCATTTTATATGAATGTGTTCAAACAATAATGAGCATTGAAGATAATGGTGGCTTACGTGTACTTGCCATTAATATCCTGGGAAGATTCTTGTCAAACCGTGACAACAATATCAG ATATGTGGCATTAAACATGCTAATGAAGGCTGTAACTGCTGATGCTCAGGCAGTACAGAGGCACCGTGCAACCATTATAGAATGTGTGAAG GATTCAGATGCTTCGATTCGGAAAAGAGCCCTTGAACTTGTTTATGTTTTGGTGAATGAGACTAATGTGAAGCCCTTGGCAAAAGAGCTTATAGATTATCTGGAAGTCAGTGATCTTGATTTCAGAGAGGACCTTACTGCCAAAATTTGCTCCATTGTAGCAAA GTATTCCCCAGAGAAGATCTGGTATATTGATCAGATGCTCAAGGTTCTGTCTGAG GCTGGAAACTTTGTAAAAGATGAAGTATGGTATGCCTTAGTTGTTGTGATAAGCAATGCTTCTGAGCTTCATGGATATACAGTAAGAGCATTATACAGAGCATTTCAAACGTCAGCTGAACAG GAGACTCTAGTTCGAGTTACAGTGTGGTGCATTGGGGAGTATGGTGACATGTTAGTCAATAATGTTGGAATGCTAGACATAGAAGATCCAATAACA CAGGTGACTGAGTCCGATGCAGTTGATGTCATAGAGATTGCTATAAAACGCCATGCATCAGATCTTACCACAAAAGCGATGGCTTTGGTTGCACTATTAAAGCTCTCTTCACGTTTCCCTTCATGTTCAGA gAGGATCAAAGAAATTATTGTTCAGTTCAAAGGGAGCTTTGTGCTAGAATTGCAGCAGAGGGCTATTGAATTCAGTTCGATTATTTCAAAGCATCAAAATATTAG GTCTACACTTGTAGAAAGGATGCCAGTTTTGGATGAGGCAACTTACATTGGTAGGAGGGCTGGGTCTCTGCCAGGCGCAGCTTCAACTCCAACTGCACCTTCATTTAATCTTCCAAATGGAGTAGCCAAACCTGTGGCTCCTCTTGTAGATCTACTTGATCTAAGTTCAGATGATGCTCCTGCTCCGAGCTCTTCTGGTGGAGGAGATATTCTTCAGGACCTTCTTGGTGTTGATCTGTCACCAGCATCACAACAATCTG TTGCTGGCCAAGCTTCAAAAAGTGGCAACGATGTTCTTTTGGATCTTCTGTCTATCGGATCACCTTCTGCTGAAAGCAGCTCATCTACAGTAGACATCTTATCCTCCAATTCGAGTAACAAAGCACCAGTTTCTTCATCATTGGATGGTCTCTCATCTCTTTCACTTTCgacaaaaacaacttcaaaTGCTGCTCCTATGATGAATTTATTGGATGGTTTTGCCCCCAGCCCGCCAACAG AAAACAATGGATCGGTTTATCCATCAGTAACTGCATTTGAGAGCAGCTCCTTGAGGTTGACATTCAATTTCTCAAAACAACCAGGAAACCCACAAACAACAGTTATCCAGGCTACTTTTATGAATTTGTCCTCCAATTCATATACAGATTTTGTTTTTCAAGCAGCAGTTCCTAAG TTTCTTCAATTGCACTTAGATCCAGCTAGCAGCAATACTCTTCCCGCAAATGGGTCCATAACCCAAAGTTTGAAAATTACTAATAGCCAACATGGGAAG AAATCTCTTGTCATGCGTATAAGGATAGCATACAAGATAAATGGCAAGGATACACTGGAGGAAGGACAAGTCAATAACTTTCCTCATGGTTTATGA
- the LOC114380107 gene encoding uncharacterized protein LOC114380107 yields the protein MAKLHFAFSFSLLFLLSNASAAPSTTLPAKIVSGFLSNAVPAFTKWVWSLKAPTKTAIGAKSMMKFESGYTVETVFDGSKLGIEPYAVEVLANGELLILDSANSNIYRISSSLSLNTRPKLVAGSAEGYSGHVDGRLREARMNHPKGIAVDNRGNIYIADIMNMAIRKISDSGVTTIAGGKWSRGGGHIDGPSEEAKFSNDFDVVYIGSSCSLLVIDRGNQAIREIQLHFDDCAYQYENGLTLGIAMLVGAGFFGYMLALLQHRLGTIVASQDLEGAAMSGISPSPYQKPLKSVRPPLIPSEDESDKQEESFIRSIGKLLTNAGASVVEIMGALFPGFRKKPQSYEFQSQPLFQQPQKQVNAWPVQESFVIPDEDEPPSIDPRSPTPRKTYAFMSQDAEKMPQLWQSHAFYSGWGGDLQQQQQLKLQQQQQQQQLKHHRHLYHSSVPHTYYEQSHEEINEIVFGAVQEQEGKKETVVIKPVDYGQSLYDHHYIRPRNSSMGHINKY from the exons ATGGCAAAGCTCCATTTTGCGTTCAGtttctcacttttgtttctACTCAGCAATGCCTCAGCTGCACCATCCACCACTTTACCCGCCA AGATTGTTAGTGGGTTTCTCTCAAATGCCGTTCCTGCGTTCACCAAATGGGTCTGGTCACTCAAAGCACCCACCAAAACCG CGATTGGTGCGAAGTCGATGATGAAGTTCGAGAGTGGGTACACTGTGGAAACTGTGTTTGATGGAAGCAAGCTTGGAATTGAGCCTTATGCAGTTGAGGTGTTGGCCAATGGGGAGCTTCTTATTCTGGATTCGGCTAATAGTAACATTTATAGGATTTCGTCCTCGCTTTCTTTGA atacCAGACCAAAGCTGGTGGCAGGATCTGCTGAAGGATATTCTGGACATGTTGATGGAAGGCTTAGGGAGGCCAGGATGAATCACCCAAAGGGGATAGCGGTTGATAACCGAGGAAATATCTATATTGCAGATATAATGAATATGGCAATTAGGAAAATTAGTGATTCAG GGGTCACAACAATTGCTGGCGGAAAATGGAGCCGGGGAGGGGGCCATATTGATGGTCCAAGTGAAGAAGCTAAATTTTCTAATGATTTTGATGTGGTTTATATTGGAAGTAGTTGTTCCCTACTTGTCATAGACAGGGGGAACCAAGCCATCAGGGAGATCCAACTACACTTTGATGATTGTGCTTATCAATACGAAAATGGACTTACACTTG GAATTGCAATGCTTGTTGGGGCTGGCTTCTTTGGCTATATGCTTGCATTATTACAGCATAGACTTGGTACAATTGTAGCATCTCAGGAT CTTGAGGGTGCAGCAATGTCTGGCATTTCACCAAGTCCATATCAAAAGCCCTTGAAGTCTGTCAGGCCTCCTTTAATTCCATCAGAAGATGAGTcggataagcaagaagaaagtttcATTCGATCCATTGGGAAGCTTCTTACCAATGCTGGGGCATCAGTTGTGGAAATAATGGGAGCGTTATTTCCTGGTTTCAGAAAAAAACCACAGAGCTATGAATTTCAAAGCCAACCGCTTTTCCAGCAACCTCAAAAGCAAGTAAATGCTTGGCCTGTGCAAGAAAGTTTTGTGATTCCAGATGAAGATGAGCCTCCTTCAATTGACCCTAGATCCCCAACACCACGGAAAACGTATGCTTTCATGTCCCAGGATGCAGAAAAGATGCCACAACTTTGGCAAAGTCATGCATTCTATAGTGGATGGGGCGGAGATcttcagcagcagcaacaactaAAACTTcagcagcagcaacagcaacaacaactaaAACATCATCGCCATCTATATCATTCATCAGTCCCTCACACTTACTATGAGCAAAGCCATGAGGAAATCAATGAGATAGTATTTGGGGCAGTGCAAGAGCAggaagggaagaaggaaactGTAGTTATCAAGCCTGTGGATTATGGTCAATCTCTCTATGATCATCACTATATTCGACCTCGAAACAGTTCTATGGGTCATATCAACAAGTACTAA